In Terriglobus aquaticus, the genomic window AGCATGGGGCCGGCCGCCTTGCCCATGGCGATCACTAGGATTCGGCGGACCCCATCCATTCGCAGAACGGCACGGTCACCCTCGAAGAGGTCCGCTGGCCCCGTAAACAGCTTGTCTGCAAGCGTGTCTCCAATAGAACACCGCTGCAGGGCCGCGTGAAACAGGGCGCGAGCGTCCCGCTGCAGCGCAAAGCACGTTGACCCCGCCGATCGTGCCATCGCTCTAGGATGCAGCGCGAGCGCCTTGCCTGTCTTCTCGCTCTCCGGTCTCCCTTCCGGCGCAGACCGGCGTCCTACACTAGGAAAGGTGCGCGCGACCAGGTTTGCCGACGGCGCGCCACTCGCCGTAAGGAGTTGCTGGAGGGAAATGATCGGTCGATTGCACGGTTGGAAGCATGTGGTCCGGGGATGCCTCGCGATGTGTCTTGCGGTGAGCGCCTCAACGCTGCGGGCGGCCGCACCGTCTTCGGAACAGGGGCGACCAGGCAGCTTTCACGCCGGGGTTCAGGCGCTCGACATTCACCCGGGCGGCGCGCGCAACTGGCGCGGCGCCACTGCCGGCGTGCTGCACTGCATGGTCTGGTACCCGGCGGACGCCACCGCGACAGAGAACCCGCAGGAGTTCGCGCCGGCCGGACTGCCGCCGCTGTTTCACGCCGGGATCGCGGCGCAGAATGCCTCGGTGGCGCGCAGCGTCGAGAAACTGCCGCTGGTGGTGTTGAGCCACGGCCTGGGCGGCAGTGCGGACCAGTTTGGCTGGCTCGCCCCTGCCCTGGCGCGACGTGGGTACCTGGTGCTGGGTGTGAACCACCCCGGCAACAACACGCTGGAGCCCTACACCGCCGAAGGCGCCCTGCTGTGGGGTGAGCGCGCGCAGGACGTGTCGGACGCAATTGATGGCCTCCTGGCCAACGCGACCTTTGGCGCGCATGTGGACACGGCGCGCATCGGTGCCGTGGGCTATTCCCTGGGCAGCGAAACCGTTCTGGCGCTGGCCGGCGCGCGTGTCAACCAGCAGCGCTTCTTCGATTACTGCCTGCAGCACCGCGAAGCTGCCACCTGCGGCATTCCTTCGGTCAGCAACGCGACCTCGCCGGCGGAGCTGCTGGCTGCCGTTCGGGCGAGCAGTGCCGAGGCCCTGGCTCACGAAAGCGATTCGCACCGGGACGCCCGCATCCGCGCCGTGTTTGCCATGGCGCCGCCGCTGGGCGAGGCGTTCTCTGCCGACTCCTTCGACTACGTGAATGTGCCGGTGACCCTGGTTGCTGGCGCGGCCGACACCCTGGCTCCGCCGGCCAGCAACGCCGAGCGCTTCGCTAACTGGCTGCCGGGCGCAAAGATCGCCGTGCTGCAGGGCGCTGGTCACTACACGTTTCTGGACACCTGCACACCCGAGGGTGTGAGTGTGGCTCCGCAGTTCTGCCAGGATCCGCCCAGCGTGAACCGTGACGCCGTGCACACCAAGACGGCCGGCATGGTGCTCGCATTTTTCGACCGGACCTTGCAATCGCCGGCAGGCTCGCCGGCCAGCCCGGGCAGCAAGCCGGTTCCCTCAGCCATGCTGCCGATGTCGGAATCCGCAGCCAGAAAGTCGCTGCGATGAGTAGTGCCTCGGTCGTTCCGCTGCGCGTCGCCGTGGTGGGATGCGGCGCGTTTGGCCGCAATCACCTGCGCGTGTACCAGACGCTTGCTACCTCCGGCGTGCCGGTGCAGGTGGTCGCGCTGGTCGATCCGAATCCGGGCGCGCGCGAACTGGCTGTGCGCGACCACGGCCTGCCAGCCTTTGCAACGGTGGCAGATCTGCTCGCGGCGAACCTCAGCCTCGACGCCGCAAGCGTCTGCACGCCCACGGTGCACCACGCGGACAGCGCCGTTGCGTTGCTGGAGGCGGGCGTCGACGTGCTGATCGAAAAGCCGATCGCACCCTCGCTAGCCGATGCCGATCGCATTCTCGCCGCCGCGGCCGGGCATGCGCGCGTGGTGCAGGTGGGTCACCTGGAACGCTTCAATCCTGCCGTGACTGCGGCGCTGCCGCTGCTGCACCGGCCCATGTTCTTTGAGGCGCACCGGCTGTCTGTCTTTACTCCGCGCTCGCTGGACGTGGACGTGGTGCTGGACTTGATGATCCACGATCTGGATGTGGTGCTGGCGTTGGCCGACTCAACCGTGCGCGAGGTACGCGCCGTGGGCCTGCCCGTACTCTCGCGCGAGGTCGACATTGCCAACGCGCGCGTGGAGTTTGAATCCGGAGCCGTGGCCAACTTTACGGCGTCGCGCGTCTCCACGGAGCGGGTGCGCAAGCTGCGCTTCTTTCAGCCGCACCAGTATCTGTCGCTCGACTTCGCCCGACAGGATCTGCTGATGATCGACGTGACCG contains:
- a CDS encoding alpha/beta hydrolase family protein — translated: MIGRLHGWKHVVRGCLAMCLAVSASTLRAAAPSSEQGRPGSFHAGVQALDIHPGGARNWRGATAGVLHCMVWYPADATATENPQEFAPAGLPPLFHAGIAAQNASVARSVEKLPLVVLSHGLGGSADQFGWLAPALARRGYLVLGVNHPGNNTLEPYTAEGALLWGERAQDVSDAIDGLLANATFGAHVDTARIGAVGYSLGSETVLALAGARVNQQRFFDYCLQHREAATCGIPSVSNATSPAELLAAVRASSAEALAHESDSHRDARIRAVFAMAPPLGEAFSADSFDYVNVPVTLVAGAADTLAPPASNAERFANWLPGAKIAVLQGAGHYTFLDTCTPEGVSVAPQFCQDPPSVNRDAVHTKTAGMVLAFFDRTLQSPAGSPASPGSKPVPSAMLPMSESAARKSLR
- a CDS encoding Gfo/Idh/MocA family protein; this translates as MSSASVVPLRVAVVGCGAFGRNHLRVYQTLATSGVPVQVVALVDPNPGARELAVRDHGLPAFATVADLLAANLSLDAASVCTPTVHHADSAVALLEAGVDVLIEKPIAPSLADADRILAAAAGHARVVQVGHLERFNPAVTAALPLLHRPMFFEAHRLSVFTPRSLDVDVVLDLMIHDLDVVLALADSTVREVRAVGLPVLSREVDIANARVEFESGAVANFTASRVSTERVRKLRFFQPHQYLSLDFARQDLLMIDVTAAASLTPQQLEALLAGSGKSEVAAAEAKPDRPAGAEHPSAGLSLRKVPTEPGEPLRLEIEAFLSAVRTRETPRVSGAAARDALALALAIQDSIRDHRSRSGLV